In Acidobacteriota bacterium, the DNA window GGAATCTTCCGGCCGCAGCGACCAGCAAGCCCGCCGCCGCGACCCAACCGCCGGCGGCGCCTCCGGCCCAGCCCGCGCCCCAGCCTGCTCCTCCAGCCGGAGGTTCAAAGTGACCGCACGTGCCGAAGTGGTGGAATTGGCAGACACGCCATCTTGAGGGGGTGGTACCCGACAGGGTGTGGGGGTTCGAGTCCCCCCTTCGGCACCATACGATTCCACCGGCGGGCGCCCCAAGCGCCCGCTTTCGTTTTTCTACACCCCCCAGACGGGGGACGCGAAGGATTTGGGTTTCCCACGCCCGTTGAGAATAGATGATCTTGGTGTCTTCGAGGCTAAGCGGGACGGGCGCCGCGCCGTTGGCGCGGCACGGGAGGCCTGAGCCTGACACTTCCGCGCAAGCGCGTCCGCGCTCGGGTCCAAGGCCTCCCTACGCCCTTCGGGCGTCCCGTTCCGCTTTCTCCAGACCCACGATGCTCCCCTCCCCCTCTGTTTATAACAAGGCCGCAAGTCCCGGACCTTGGGCGGCGTCAGACTGCGGCGCCCGCATCCTCAACGTACATCGAGTACGCCTCCGGTGCGGTCGCCTTGCCTTCCTTGCCCAAGGCCCAATCCTAAGGGGCCCCGCCCAGGGTTTCGAGGGTAAGGATGCGTGGCGAGGGCGGCTCCGCCCTTCCCATCGGCCTTCCGTTTTTGTAGGATAGGGCCATGCGCCCCGAGGTCATCACGTCTCTTCAGAACCCCCTCTGCAAGAGGTTGCGTCAGGCGGCTTCGGGACGCGACAGGGCGGCATTCCTCATCGAGGGCAGGCACCTCTTGGTGGAGGCCCTCGCCGCCCGCTGGCCCCTTGAGACCGTCCTTCTCAGGGAGGACCTTTGGTCCGAGTGGGAAGGCAGACTCCACACCCTCGTTTCCGAAGGAAAGGTCCATGCGGCGACCCCCAGGGTGGTCGGAAAGCTGACGACGCAGGCTACGAGCGAGGGGATCCTGGCCATCGGACTCCGCCGATCTCGGCCTCTCCCCGATGCGAAGCCCGACCTCCGGTTTCTTTACCTCGACGCCGTTCAGGACCCGGTCAATACGGGCATTCTCATCCGCTCGGCCAGGGCCTTCGGATTCGCCGGAGTCTTCGCCGGCCGGGGCACCTGCGATCCGTTTCGGGGAACGGCCCTCTTCCGGAGCGCCGGCGCGGCCTTCCACATTCCCATTTGGGTCCTCGCGTGCGAGGAATTCATCGGGTGGGCCCGCGCGCAGGGCTTGGTGCTCCTTGCGGCCAACGCCCGAGGGGAGCCCTTGCAGCGCATGTCCCGCCCACTGGGCCCCTTCGCCCTTGTGCTCGGGAACGAAGGGAGGGGACTGTCGCCCCAGCTCCTCGAGCACTGCGCCCGCCGGGTGGCCATCCCCATGACGGCCGGGTGGGATTCTCTCAACGTCGCCGCGGCGGGGACGGTGCTCATGTGCCATTTTGCGGAGGCCGGCTCCGGCTCGTTGTGACGGGCATCACACACGCCTCGGAACAAGTGTGTTACGATTTGGTTCATGCAGATAACCGGAGGTAAGACCATGAAACGTATGATCGTGTGGGCGCTCGCCGCGGCCCTGGCCGTGAGCCTGGCGTGCAAGAGAGAGTCCAAGGAAGTCACCAGCCAGATGGCGACGGCGAACAAGATCGCCAAACTGGAGCAGGAGATCGACGTCAAGCAGGAGAAGGTGAATCAGCTCCTCCGCCAGTACGTCCAGGAGGGCGGGCAGGACATCGGCTCGGTGGTGGGCCAGACCCTCACCCCGGAGCAGAAGGCCG includes these proteins:
- a CDS encoding RNA methyltransferase, with protein sequence MRPEVITSLQNPLCKRLRQAASGRDRAAFLIEGRHLLVEALAARWPLETVLLREDLWSEWEGRLHTLVSEGKVHAATPRVVGKLTTQATSEGILAIGLRRSRPLPDAKPDLRFLYLDAVQDPVNTGILIRSARAFGFAGVFAGRGTCDPFRGTALFRSAGAAFHIPIWVLACEEFIGWARAQGLVLLAANARGEPLQRMSRPLGPFALVLGNEGRGLSPQLLEHCARRVAIPMTAGWDSLNVAAAGTVLMCHFAEAGSGSL